The Rhododendron vialii isolate Sample 1 chromosome 8a, ASM3025357v1 genome has a window encoding:
- the LOC131335481 gene encoding uncharacterized protein LOC131335481 isoform X1: MSQGMEGRICSGSYAKQLFWSYRFILPFLLITFWACAPFSVRYYSRWSSLKGVNEAFLGRDRMRKQDDDCVNADQKKEDDRVNKAVSEEEKPVIPKDLIGELRRNSTAAGSIVGPFDSTEDRILENRSTGGCDENGEFARVVRGRKFVVVMHELTMTGSPITMMELATELLSCKATVSVVVLKKKGGLMVELERRKIKVVEGNGIVSFKTAVEADVVIPGSAVCASWIKQYRAYFPGSQSENIAWWILENLRHYYEISRHVLNRVKVLIFLIEPQSKEWLAWCKEDNIKLDSPEILVAPIGVIDELASVAGISSSSDTSSSSGPEVMLDKRTKLRKAVREEMGLKDSDVVVMCLGSINTVKGQLLFLESAAQIMVEKELSSEANITEVVSDSERVLQEQTLKILIGSLWSRSTAWSYLEAMLRIIYQHPNLSKSVLWTPTTTRVVALYCAADVYVTNSQTKFGETFGRVTIEAMAFGLPVLGTDAGGTKEIVDHNKTGLLHPLGHEGNQFLAQNLQFLLENPIARQEMGARGREKVEKMYLKRHMLEKLADGISRCMTTI; encoded by the exons ATGTCTCAAGGAATGGAGGGAAGAATTTGCAGTGGGAGCTATGCTAAACAGTTGTTTTGGAGTTACCGATTCATCCTTCCGTTTTTGTTAATCACTTTCTGGGCTTGTGCTCCATTCTCTGTCCGGTACTACTCTCGGTGGTCTTCTCTCAAGGGTGTCAACGAAGCTTTCCTTGGCCGTGACCGAATGCGCAAACAAGATGATGATTGTGTAaacgccgatcaaaaaaaagaagatgatcgTGTAAACAAAGCTGTATCCGAAGAGGAAAAGCCCGTAATTCCGAAGGATTTAATTGGTGAATTGAGAAGAAATAGTACTGCTGCTGGATCGATAGTTGGTCCATTCGATTCGACAGAAGACAGGATTCTGGAGAACAGATCGACGGGCGGCTGCGACGAGAATGGGGAGTTTGCGAGGGTGGTTCGGGGGAGGAAGTTTGTAGTGGTAATGCACGAGCTCACGATGACAGGATCTCCGATTACGATGATGGAGTTGGCGACGGAGCTCTTGAGCTGTAAGGCCACGGTTTCTGTGGTTGTTCTTAAAAAAAAGGGCGGCTTGATGGTGGAGCTCGAGAGGAGAAAGATCAAAGTTGTCGAAGGTAACGGGATTGTCAGCTTCAAAACTGCTGTGGAGGCTGATGTTGTCATTCCTGGATCAGCCGTCTGTGCTTCTTGGATCA AGCAATACAGGGCTTATTTCCCGGGAAGCCAAAGCGAAAATATTGCGTGGTGGATACTGGAGAACCTAAGGCACTACTACGAAATATCGAGACATGTTCTAAACAGAGTGAAAGTGCTGATATTTCTGATTGAACCACAATCCAAAGAGTGGCTAGCTTGGTGCAAAGAAGACAACATCAAACTCGATTCTCCAGAGATTTTGGTGGCTCCTATTGGCGTAATTGATGAACTGGCTTCCGTAGCAGGGATTTCTTCTTCATCAGACACTTCATCTTCTTCTGGCCCTGAAGTTATGCTCGACAAGAGAACGAAGTTGAGAAAGGCAGTTAGGGAAGAGATGGGATTGAAAGACAGTGATGTGGTTGTGATGTGTTTGGGGAGCATTAATACTGTAAAAGGCCAGCTTTTGTTTCTTGAATCTGCTGCTCAAATCATGGTTGAAAAAGAACTTTCTAG CGAAGCCAACATAACAGAAGTGGTATCTGACAGTGAACGAGTACTGCAGGAACAGACACTCAAAATTCTTATCGGTTCACTTTGGTCTAGGAGCACTGCTTGGAGTTATCTCGAAGCAATGCTCAGAATTATATATCAGCATCCAAACCTATCCAAGTCGGTGTTGTGGACTCCGACAACTACCCGAGTTGTTGCACTTTACTGTGCCGCAGATGTTTATGTAACCAATTCCCAG ACAAAGTTTGGGGAAACATTTGGTAGAGTGACGATTGAAGCAATGGCATTTGGTTTACCG GTCTTAGGAACAGATGCTGGGGGCACAAAAGAAATTGTTGACCATAACAAAACGGGTCTCCTACATCCCCTGGGGCACGAGGGCAATCAATTTCTTGCTCAGAATCTTCAATTTTTGCTGGAAAACCCTATAGCGCGGCAGGAGATGGGGGCGAGGGGAAGAGAAAAGGTAGAGAAGATGTACTTGAAACGGCACATGCTTGAGAAATTAGCAGATGGTATATCCAGATGCATGACCACAATCTAA